One genomic segment of bacterium includes these proteins:
- a CDS encoding DUF11 domain-containing protein, whose translation MTRKKRSQTETYAEIPTGGAPMRKRTSLITILALALLAATSAWSAGTAVGQDISNTANVTYYDANGTIIGNNVASNTVHTTVTQIGGVVVAAGVTTGNGANNTFVNYAVDIENNGNGSDTINFTVATSAGWSPASITVYNDVDNNDAYTAGVDTLIPAGSYTTGAILAEAVFDIIVRVEIPNGDVAAGGAPNSVLVTGTSVFDNTKTGSVTLTTTANAAVLTVDLVANDTTPVPGQVITFTATITNNGNAGSSDIGCSNLIPGGFTFVPGSIVLGGPGSIDFVGGVVSGVLTGPLAVGASTTVAFQATLNSGVVSGTPINFVQSISHMAGTAPLVVTDTEPLTVGAGSGLTVSVGSSADTKTPGDVTSFPFDVTNGGSINDTFDLTSAGGAAGYVYTFGTDATCSSAITDTGVMAPGATATFYVCATVPATAGDTTTSTITITVTSAADVTKTFTSGNLVTTVTAPVLGILKAVDLANAAPGDTLTYTITVTNSGTGNATAILISDVVPAFTTYTPGTIQAGFSGSVAARTDSANSDGARFNANTVSAGDDGMVINLDNASGVNKVYILSYQVTVD comes from the coding sequence ATGACGCGGAAAAAAAGAAGCCAAACCGAAACCTACGCGGAAATACCAACAGGAGGTGCACCTATGCGAAAACGAACGTCTCTCATCACAATTCTGGCGTTGGCGCTGCTTGCGGCGACGTCGGCCTGGTCGGCGGGAACAGCCGTCGGGCAGGACATCTCGAACACCGCCAATGTAACCTACTACGACGCGAACGGGACGATAATCGGGAACAACGTCGCGTCAAACACGGTTCACACCACCGTGACTCAGATCGGCGGAGTCGTCGTGGCCGCCGGGGTAACGACGGGAAACGGAGCGAACAACACCTTCGTCAACTACGCGGTTGACATCGAGAACAACGGCAACGGCTCCGACACCATCAATTTTACCGTTGCGACGAGCGCGGGCTGGAGTCCGGCCTCCATCACCGTCTACAACGACGTTGACAACAACGACGCCTACACGGCTGGCGTCGACACGCTGATCCCGGCCGGGTCCTACACCACCGGCGCTATCCTGGCCGAGGCGGTCTTCGACATCATCGTCAGGGTAGAGATTCCCAACGGCGACGTAGCTGCCGGAGGAGCGCCCAACTCGGTTCTGGTCACCGGCACATCAGTGTTCGACAACACCAAAACCGGTTCGGTAACCCTGACGACCACCGCCAACGCCGCGGTCCTCACGGTTGACCTCGTAGCGAACGACACCACCCCGGTTCCCGGGCAGGTGATTACCTTCACCGCCACGATAACCAACAACGGAAACGCGGGATCAAGCGATATCGGTTGCTCCAACCTGATTCCCGGCGGCTTCACCTTCGTCCCCGGCTCAATAGTGCTCGGCGGCCCCGGCAGTATCGATTTCGTAGGAGGCGTCGTCTCAGGAGTCCTTACGGGACCCCTGGCGGTAGGCGCCTCGACCACCGTTGCCTTCCAGGCGACCCTGAACTCCGGCGTCGTTTCCGGGACACCAATAAACTTCGTCCAGTCCATCAGTCATATGGCGGGCACCGCACCTCTTGTTGTGACCGACACCGAACCCCTCACCGTAGGAGCCGGTTCCGGCCTCACCGTTTCCGTAGGCTCCAGCGCCGACACCAAGACCCCCGGCGACGTCACCTCCTTTCCCTTCGACGTGACGAATGGCGGAAGCATCAACGATACCTTCGACCTCACTTCCGCGGGCGGAGCGGCGGGTTACGTCTACACCTTCGGCACCGACGCCACCTGCTCCTCGGCGATAACCGACACCGGCGTCATGGCTCCCGGCGCAACGGCCACCTTCTACGTTTGCGCGACCGTCCCCGCCACGGCGGGCGACACCACCACCAGCACGATCACGATAACGGTGACCTCGGCGGCCGACGTGACCAAGACCTTCACCAGCGGCAACCTCGTCACCACCGTCACCGCCCCCGTGCTCGGGATACTCAAGGCAGTCGATCTCGCCAACGCGGCCCCCGGCGACACCCTGACCTACACGATAACTGTCACCAACAGCGGAACGGGCAACGCCACGGCGATTCTCATCTCCGACGTGGTCCCGGCCTTCACCACCTACACGCCGGGCACCATCCAGGCCGGTTTTTCCGGCTCGGTAGCAGCCAGAACGGACAGCGCCAACAGCGACGGCGCCAGGTTTAACGCCAATACCGTATCCGCCGGCGACGACGGGATGGTTATAAACCTCGACAACGCCTCGGGCGTGAACAAGGTCTACATACTCAGCTATCAGGTCACCGTAGACTAA